GGTTCCGAAGGAATCTCCATACATTCTCCATCCGTATTGAACTTCCAACCATGATACATACATCTAAGACCGCAACCATCGTTAATTCCATAGTAAAGTGAAGTGCCACGGTGTGGACACCGCTCATCTATGAGGCCCACCTTACCTTCTGTGTCACGAAATGCGACTAAGTCTTCACCTAGCAACTTCACGCGTTGTGGCTTGCCGTCACTTACCAACTCCTCTGTTTGAAGTGCTGGTATCCAATATCTACGAAACACGTCACCCATGGGTGTTCCTGCATCTGTTTGGGTTAGTAACTGGTTATCTTCTGGTGTTAACATATGATTATGCCCTCCCTATTTACTATTCTCTCTTATGCCAATTCTGCTTGCATAACCTGTTCAATTTTCCCGCGGAAAAAGAGCAATGGCTCAGCTGTAGCATCATAGGAAGCATTTTTCACGTAACCTGTCACAATATAATGATCTCCGCCTTCAATAACTTCCGCTACATTACACTCAATTGTAGCTAGATTGCCATTTAGTAAGGGAACTCTATCTTCCGATAATGTATACGATGCACCAACGAATTTGTCATCAGCTCTTTTTGCAAATCTCCAGCATTCTTCTTCCTGTTCTTTTTGTAGTATGTTAATGGCAAAAGGAATATCTTTTTTTAATGTTTGCAAACTGCTAGACTTTTTATCAATACAAACCAATACTAAAGGTGGATCTAATGACACCGACGAAAATGCATTCGCTGTTAGCCCAATTTTTTCACCTTTATCAGTAGTTGTAGTTATTACTGTGACACCTGTTGCAAAATTCCCAAGTGTATTTCGAAATTCTCTTGAATCCATATTAATTCCTCCTCTAATTTAAAAAACCTTTATCTTTCCAAGTAACAGGAAAATTTGTAGTGCCATTTGAATCTCAAAGCGGCTATTGGAATTTGAGAGTTCCACAGAAAGTAATTCCTCTATTCTCAATATTCTGTATCGCATTCCACTAATCGAAATTGACATTTCACGTGCAGTTTTATGCAAATTAAACTCATTTTGTGAGTAATAAAACAGCGTTTCTAATAGCTCAGAATTCTTTTTGTTATCGTATTCAATGATTTCTTTTAATTTCAATGTGGCAAAGGATTCCAATTCCTTTGGTTCTCTAGCATTTAAAAATAATGTTAAATTACCTAATTCACTTGATAAAATAACTCCTGAATCTCTTGACCGAAATTTTGCTAATTCGACAGCTTTCTTGGCTTCTTTAGCTCGATTATTAAAATCAGTAATCTTTTCTGTTTTGTCACTTATGCCAATGCAAATTTGTTTTTCTTGGACATCGATGTTTTTTAATAACCGCTCACCAAATTCTTGTATAGTCACTTTTTCATTTTCCAAAAATTGTTGTGGAACAATTGTCTGCACAGTATTCAATTTGGTTAGGACAGGCACATTCGACGTATACTTATTCTCATTTTGAAACAAGCTTGTTAGCTGCCGCCTAATTCTTAAATAGTCATAATTCAAATTATCTTCTTCATTTATCATTCGATCATTTATTTCAATGTAAATGATGTAATGGGGTTGTTTAAGATCATAACCAAGGTAAGAAAACCTATTAAAAACATCCCCAACATCTGTACTTTTTCCATTTAATAATTGCTCAAGTAGTTCCCCTTTGAGTCGTTGTTCTGTTTCAATTGCAACTCGTTGGTTTTGCATATACAAAGCAACCACAACTGCTACCCGTTCTAGTAAATCTATGTGATAATTATCACTTTTTTTGTTTAATGCAATTGTAATAAACCCATAAATCTTATTTTCAAGTATGATTGGCGTAGTCAATAATTTAAATGTTTTATCTTTGAGTTCCGTTTCAACGAACTCAGGAATGCTTTCATTACTCTCATCCCAGAAATTCCTCGCTGACATATTCTTTTCCATACCAGGATTATCACCGTTTTTTCCAAGAACTTCATAATTCATATTTTCGATCAAAACTGGGCAATGTAAACTCTTTCCGAGAATCTCAGCAAATTCTGTGAATCCGCCTCCCTGAAGCATTACCTTTGTTAAATTACGGCTTAACGAGTAACCCGTTTCGAGTCTTTCTTTCTGACGTTCTACTTTTCGATACATTTGATCAAGTTCACCTGACATATCTTCGTCTTCGTAGTATAGAAGTTCTTCAGAGATTTCATCTCCCCATTCTTCTACTGTTTTCCCAATGTAGCTGCAGTGGTCATCTCCCTTGCCCTTACATTTTACTTCTTTAAAAATAATTCTCTTTCCTAAACACTCACTTGTATAACCACTTGCATAGCCAATTAAGAAATAACAAATGGGTTCTACATGCATCGGAAAATGTTCTAAATGCTGTTTGACTTCCGAGGAAT
This window of the Sporosarcina ureae genome carries:
- a CDS encoding XylR N-terminal domain-containing protein → MKLKASELTLNDLLTISTKLGEGLQDLNFGLTSMDGWAVLRADLINALGIQRAKRFILRYAYRSGMHEARILKEKIKWENDLEWLIAGSKMHDLTGRSLSYPDKFNVDIEKGQFNVCGYWIDSSEVKQHLEHFPMHVEPICYFLIGYASGYTSECLGKRIIFKEVKCKGKGDDHCSYIGKTVEEWGDEISEELLYYEDEDMSGELDQMYRKVERQKERLETGYSLSRNLTKVMLQGGGFTEFAEILGKSLHCPVLIENMNYEVLGKNGDNPGMEKNMSARNFWDESNESIPEFVETELKDKTFKLLTTPIILENKIYGFITIALNKKSDNYHIDLLERVAVVVALYMQNQRVAIETEQRLKGELLEQLLNGKSTDVGDVFNRFSYLGYDLKQPHYIIYIEINDRMINEEDNLNYDYLRIRRQLTSLFQNENKYTSNVPVLTKLNTVQTIVPQQFLENEKVTIQEFGERLLKNIDVQEKQICIGISDKTEKITDFNNRAKEAKKAVELAKFRSRDSGVILSSELGNLTLFLNAREPKELESFATLKLKEIIEYDNKKNSELLETLFYYSQNEFNLHKTAREMSISISGMRYRILRIEELLSVELSNSNSRFEIQMALQIFLLLGKIKVF
- a CDS encoding flavin reductase family protein; amino-acid sequence: MDSREFRNTLGNFATGVTVITTTTDKGEKIGLTANAFSSVSLDPPLVLVCIDKKSSSLQTLKKDIPFAINILQKEQEEECWRFAKRADDKFVGASYTLSEDRVPLLNGNLATIECNVAEVIEGGDHYIVTGYVKNASYDATAEPLLFFRGKIEQVMQAELA